The Sedimentisphaera salicampi genome includes a region encoding these proteins:
- a CDS encoding RNA recognition motif domain-containing protein, whose protein sequence is MLKKLKAMWPVVTLVLILLFGAGISFAMDSGASKKEVAQQIAFHGAVTLFMVYVTAVLGLSETKSPYQSSKRSKRSPKQSKSSKNTKNTKPSAPRLPKEGPVTIHVRNLASDVFETHLREIFSKYGEVNSVRIIADKETGDSKGYGFIEMSKPSEAGKAIEEVNGTDLSGKAINVTVAKSRRPKNKNYTNKS, encoded by the coding sequence ATGTTAAAGAAACTTAAGGCGATGTGGCCGGTTGTTACATTAGTGTTAATACTGCTTTTTGGAGCAGGTATTTCTTTTGCAATGGATTCCGGTGCAAGCAAAAAAGAAGTTGCCCAGCAGATTGCATTTCACGGTGCTGTAACCCTTTTTATGGTTTATGTAACTGCCGTGCTTGGACTCAGCGAAACTAAAAGTCCTTATCAGTCTTCAAAACGAAGCAAACGCTCTCCAAAGCAATCCAAATCCAGCAAGAACACCAAAAACACAAAGCCTTCTGCACCGAGACTTCCCAAAGAAGGACCTGTAACTATCCACGTAAGAAATTTGGCCTCAGATGTTTTTGAAACCCATCTCAGGGAAATATTCTCCAAGTACGGAGAGGTGAATTCAGTAAGAATCATTGCTGATAAAGAGACAGGCGATTCAAAAGGCTATGGTTTTATTGAGATGTCTAAGCCGTCCGAAGCGGGCAAGGCTATCGAAGAGGTTAATGGAACTGATCTCTCAGGCAAGGCTATTAATGTAACCGTGGCGAAAAGCCGCAGACCAAAAAACAAAAATTACACCAATAAAAGCTGA
- the hydF gene encoding [FeFe] hydrogenase H-cluster maturation GTPase HydF, with product MQKTPKSLRLHIGIFGKRNAGKSSILNSLTGQSSSIVSSYAGTTTDPVEKPMELLPIGPVLFIDTAGIDDIGALGEMRIERTRQVIKRTDLAVIVIEPGNLTEFELDLIKEFDRLSVPYILAVNKTDLKKLKDSSLETLKQKTSNIVICSAETGDGITELRKMLIKTAPPDFLESPAILSDLVGPGGIAVLVVPIDKEAPKGRLIMPQVQSIRDLLDGDSSALVCKDRELMSTLDKLKHKPDLVVTDSQAFLKVAADTPLDVPMTSFSILFARFKGDLVEMTKGAMVIENLEPTDKIMICESCTHHPITDDIGTVKIPRWLHQFVGGKLQIDHWRGHDWPENLEEYKLIIHCGGCMWNKREMLSRIMTAREAGVPITNYGLTIAYTLGIFERSLKPFPAAWEVYNKYKT from the coding sequence ATGCAGAAAACACCAAAATCACTGCGGCTTCACATAGGAATCTTCGGCAAAAGAAACGCCGGCAAGAGCTCAATCCTCAATTCCCTCACCGGCCAATCCTCCTCAATCGTGTCGAGCTATGCAGGCACAACCACAGACCCTGTGGAAAAACCGATGGAGCTTTTGCCTATTGGCCCTGTGCTTTTTATCGATACTGCTGGAATAGACGATATTGGAGCTCTCGGCGAAATGCGAATAGAGAGAACGCGTCAAGTTATAAAACGCACTGATCTTGCTGTTATTGTTATCGAACCTGGAAATTTAACCGAATTTGAGCTCGACCTTATAAAAGAATTTGACCGCTTAAGCGTACCTTACATTCTTGCAGTAAATAAAACTGACTTAAAAAAACTGAAAGATTCTTCTTTAGAAACATTAAAGCAAAAGACTTCCAATATAGTTATCTGCTCAGCTGAAACTGGAGACGGCATAACAGAGCTTCGAAAAATGCTCATTAAAACCGCCCCGCCGGATTTTCTGGAGAGCCCTGCCATACTGAGCGATCTTGTAGGCCCGGGCGGGATAGCTGTTTTGGTTGTGCCGATCGATAAGGAAGCCCCTAAAGGCCGCCTTATAATGCCGCAAGTTCAAAGCATACGGGATCTGCTTGATGGAGACTCCTCGGCACTTGTCTGCAAAGACAGGGAGCTTATGAGTACCCTTGATAAGCTAAAGCATAAACCCGATCTGGTTGTAACCGATTCGCAGGCATTTCTCAAGGTGGCCGCAGATACCCCTTTGGATGTCCCAATGACAAGCTTCAGCATTCTTTTTGCCCGCTTTAAGGGTGATCTCGTAGAAATGACCAAAGGGGCTATGGTTATAGAAAACCTTGAACCTACAGACAAGATTATGATCTGCGAGTCTTGCACGCACCACCCAATTACTGACGATATAGGAACAGTAAAAATCCCTCGCTGGCTGCACCAGTTTGTGGGCGGAAAGCTGCAAATAGACCACTGGCGCGGGCACGACTGGCCTGAGAATCTCGAAGAGTACAAGCTCATTATCCATTGCGGGGGATGTATGTGGAACAAGAGAGAAATGCTTTCGCGGATAATGACCGCCAGAGAGGCAGGTGTGCCAATAACAAATTACGGCTTAACTATCGCCTATACTCTTGGAATATTTGAAAGGTCTTTGAAACCGTTCCCTGCTGCATGGGAGGTTTACAATAAATACAAAACTTGA
- a CDS encoding IS5 family transposase → MKAKNNKAGLLFQQPLKPLVNPDHSLVQLSEAVNWSRFEEKFGTLYSPDLGRPAKPIRLMVGLQYLKYTFNLSDEAVVAGWIENPYWQYFCGERYFQHEPPIDPTSMTKWRNKVKSDGLEELLAETIKAGLKLKVIKKSDFNKLVADTTVQQKNITYPTDAKLCHRLRSKLVALAKATQIHLRQSYERVGKRAYVMQGRYRRARKFKEAKKEVKKLRNYLRRITKEIERNIADNNQLRMIFDTLLQAAKKLLAQTKKSKNKLYSIHEPHVCCIAKGKSHKKYEFGNKVGIVTTAKNNFIVGALGFEGNPYDGHTLQANLRQTMKFIGRKKLGDVYVDGGYKKHGCEDIGNVEIVERGWRKKKRSIKRWLKRRSSIEPTIGHLKEDNRLARNFLKGVEGDKMNALGSAFGYNMRKLLKKFTFALIFTLQIVGFYRNLGIKNKLKTQLI, encoded by the coding sequence ATGAAGGCAAAAAACAATAAAGCAGGCTTACTCTTTCAGCAGCCATTAAAACCTCTTGTAAATCCTGATCATTCTTTAGTACAACTTTCAGAAGCTGTCAACTGGTCTCGCTTTGAGGAAAAGTTTGGTACTTTATACAGTCCTGATTTAGGCAGGCCAGCCAAGCCGATTCGCCTGATGGTCGGCCTTCAATACCTCAAATACACTTTCAATCTCAGCGATGAAGCAGTCGTTGCCGGCTGGATTGAGAACCCTTACTGGCAGTATTTCTGCGGTGAGAGATACTTTCAGCATGAGCCTCCCATAGATCCTACTAGTATGACTAAATGGCGTAATAAGGTAAAATCTGATGGTCTTGAAGAGCTGCTTGCTGAAACTATTAAGGCAGGCTTGAAACTCAAGGTTATCAAGAAGAGCGATTTCAACAAGCTTGTTGCAGATACAACCGTTCAGCAGAAGAACATCACTTATCCGACCGATGCAAAACTCTGCCACAGACTTCGCAGTAAACTTGTAGCTCTTGCAAAAGCCACCCAAATCCATCTTCGCCAGAGCTATGAAAGGGTTGGGAAAAGGGCATATGTGATGCAGGGTAGGTATCGACGTGCAAGGAAGTTCAAGGAAGCAAAAAAGGAAGTGAAGAAATTGAGGAACTACCTGCGGCGGATTACGAAGGAAATTGAGCGGAATATAGCAGACAATAATCAGTTAAGAATGATTTTTGATACATTGCTTCAGGCCGCAAAGAAGCTTTTAGCCCAGACAAAGAAAAGCAAGAATAAGCTCTACAGCATTCATGAGCCTCACGTCTGCTGCATTGCGAAAGGTAAGAGCCACAAAAAATATGAGTTTGGCAATAAGGTTGGAATTGTAACTACTGCCAAGAATAATTTCATTGTAGGAGCGTTGGGTTTTGAAGGCAACCCTTATGATGGCCATACCCTGCAAGCTAACCTGAGGCAGACAATGAAATTTATCGGGCGTAAGAAGCTTGGAGATGTTTATGTTGATGGAGGTTATAAGAAACACGGCTGTGAGGATATTGGGAATGTTGAGATTGTAGAAAGGGGCTGGCGAAAGAAGAAACGAAGTATCAAGAGGTGGCTTAAAAGAAGATCAAGCATAGAACCAACGATAGGCCATCTCAAAGAAGACAACAGGTTGGCAAGAAACTTCTTGAAAGGTGTAGAAGGGGACAAAATGAACGCTCTCGGCAGCGCTTTTGGGTACAATATGCGTAAACTTCTAAAGAAGTTTACTTTTGCCCTTATTTTTACGCTTCAAATTGTTGGATTTTATAGAAATTTGGGAATCAAAAACAAGTTAAAGACTCAATTGATCTGA
- a CDS encoding S8 family serine peptidase, with protein MTNSAMKSLCLLILFASGVLSTEFSYAASAASDLAPYLPDNWLEEIPVGYQQLSDSENHTSNPFYTSGTDLYYNMAVKNEGSSMAGDFSVRIVLEGPETNSWIFDLSVWPFFSGETFSFYTDKYLGSLQPGAYTISVEIDYYDEVQESDETNNYFERIISVGQGGYSSISGNIFTDFNFNASKDAGETGPQGWTVYSDTNFNGTLDSNEPNDVTDSSGNYTLTELKAGSHLISAISQSGWLQTYPYELSPLQPQQMGAAPLPSEDCTTKGSEAPLFKMGQTDSEIRPDMIETNDLIGMSDFRNDYNFDGYSGQGYAVAVIDTGIDVDHSFFGPDLDNNGVADRIVYQYDFAENDSSAADYDGHGTHVTSIIAGEDDTYPGIAPVADIIALKVFDDEGNATFGYVEEALQWVVNNASAYNIASVNISLGDGENNDSFTAGYGLNDEFSALAEMGVASFCSAGNSYIDHAPDEGCSYPASDLNTMSVGAVFDDDIGYMSYSGGATAFSTDADRITPFSLRHHQISCLMAPGAKITAAGNSGNILTMSGTSQASPILAGVSVIAQQISEDLRGTKLTFPQLREIIKATAQNIYDGDDENDNVQNTYEYYKRVNAYSLAEGLVQISDVNKNYVDIYAGEAKTGVDFGFYELTPDLNSDGAVNESDLSIFASCWLETPEEDCLKTDLDESGFVDYIDFIYLADFWGI; from the coding sequence ATGACGAATTCAGCAATGAAAAGCTTATGCCTTCTTATACTTTTTGCTTCGGGAGTTTTATCAACTGAATTTTCTTACGCAGCCTCTGCAGCCTCTGATCTAGCCCCGTACCTTCCTGATAACTGGCTTGAAGAGATTCCTGTAGGCTATCAGCAGCTTTCCGATTCCGAAAACCATACTTCCAATCCTTTCTACACCAGCGGGACCGATTTGTACTACAATATGGCCGTAAAAAATGAAGGCAGTTCTATGGCAGGGGATTTCTCTGTCCGGATTGTTTTAGAAGGGCCTGAAACTAACAGCTGGATTTTCGATCTCAGCGTATGGCCTTTTTTCTCCGGCGAAACTTTCAGTTTCTACACAGATAAATATCTGGGCAGCCTCCAGCCCGGGGCATATACAATTTCTGTGGAGATTGATTATTACGATGAGGTGCAGGAAAGCGATGAAACCAACAATTATTTCGAACGGATAATCAGCGTAGGACAGGGCGGTTACAGCTCTATATCAGGCAATATATTCACCGATTTTAATTTTAATGCCAGCAAAGATGCCGGCGAGACTGGCCCGCAGGGCTGGACAGTTTATTCTGACACGAATTTCAACGGAACATTAGACTCAAATGAGCCAAACGATGTTACAGATTCAAGCGGAAACTATACCCTTACAGAACTCAAGGCAGGCAGTCATTTAATATCTGCAATTTCGCAGTCTGGATGGCTTCAAACCTATCCTTATGAGCTCTCTCCGCTCCAGCCCCAGCAAATGGGTGCAGCACCTTTGCCTTCCGAAGACTGCACAACCAAAGGTTCTGAAGCACCCCTTTTCAAAATGGGTCAGACAGACAGCGAAATCAGGCCTGATATGATCGAAACAAATGATTTGATTGGAATGAGTGATTTTCGGAATGATTACAACTTCGACGGCTACAGCGGCCAAGGATACGCAGTTGCTGTTATAGATACAGGTATTGATGTTGATCACAGTTTTTTCGGCCCTGATCTGGACAATAACGGCGTGGCCGACAGGATTGTATATCAGTATGACTTTGCCGAAAATGACAGCTCGGCTGCAGATTACGACGGGCACGGGACACACGTTACCAGCATAATTGCCGGCGAAGATGATACCTATCCGGGAATCGCGCCGGTTGCGGACATAATTGCCCTTAAAGTATTCGATGATGAAGGCAACGCCACTTTTGGTTACGTAGAAGAAGCACTCCAGTGGGTTGTGAATAATGCGTCAGCCTATAATATAGCGAGCGTTAATATATCGCTGGGAGATGGGGAAAACAATGACAGCTTCACCGCGGGCTACGGACTGAATGATGAATTTTCTGCTTTAGCAGAAATGGGCGTAGCTTCATTCTGCTCTGCTGGAAACAGCTATATAGACCACGCTCCTGACGAGGGCTGTTCATACCCTGCCTCTGATCTGAATACAATGTCAGTGGGAGCTGTTTTTGATGACGATATCGGTTATATGTCTTACTCGGGCGGAGCGACAGCATTTTCTACCGATGCAGACAGAATTACTCCATTCAGCCTCAGGCATCATCAGATATCCTGCCTCATGGCTCCTGGAGCGAAGATTACAGCGGCAGGAAACAGCGGGAATATTTTAACTATGAGCGGTACTTCTCAGGCTTCACCGATCCTTGCGGGAGTGAGTGTTATAGCCCAGCAGATTTCAGAAGATCTCCGCGGAACTAAGCTTACTTTCCCTCAGCTCAGGGAAATAATTAAAGCAACTGCCCAAAATATTTACGATGGGGACGATGAAAATGACAACGTCCAAAACACTTACGAATACTATAAAAGAGTGAACGCATATAGCCTTGCTGAGGGATTGGTTCAAATATCAGATGTTAATAAAAATTACGTTGATATTTACGCAGGGGAGGCGAAAACAGGAGTAGATTTCGGTTTTTACGAGCTGACTCCCGATTTGAACAGCGACGGTGCGGTTAATGAGAGCGATTTATCGATTTTTGCCTCTTGCTGGCTTGAAACTCCTGAAGAGGATTGTCTGAAGACAGATTTGGATGAAAGCGGCTTTGTGGACTATATCGACTTTATTTATTTAGCCGATTTCTGGGGCATCTAA
- a CDS encoding calcium/sodium antiporter — translation MDFHLILALLANIAGVYMLCKGADMLVESSVSLAKKAGVSTFVVGLTVVSIGTSAPEVASSTAAAVKGAGSAALGNIFGSNIANIALIGGISSLIRPMTVSRRVSRIEMPAMNIIVLLMLAFLWNCYISRIEGLFMLSAFIILLYLVVYEAHKGRKIAALEPVPKTQMPLRKSIIILAAGLVFLIGGAKLALEGAVYIGRAIGISEAVIGLIVLAIGTSLPELITCVTAALKGHENISVGNLIGSNIFNALLVTGVASSVSPFSFEARLKGADYLLVLATGIIFQIFAVRGGKISRPNGAFLLLVYIAYTAYCFIHG, via the coding sequence TTGGATTTCCACCTCATATTAGCTCTTCTTGCAAATATTGCCGGTGTTTATATGCTCTGCAAAGGTGCGGATATGCTCGTTGAGAGTTCTGTTTCTCTTGCAAAGAAGGCTGGAGTAAGCACATTTGTAGTTGGTCTTACGGTAGTTTCCATAGGCACGAGCGCTCCTGAAGTTGCCTCAAGTACAGCGGCAGCCGTTAAAGGGGCTGGTTCTGCGGCTTTAGGTAACATCTTCGGTTCAAATATTGCCAATATTGCTTTGATAGGCGGCATAAGCTCGCTCATAAGGCCTATGACAGTTAGCCGGCGTGTAAGCAGGATTGAAATGCCTGCGATGAATATTATTGTATTACTAATGCTGGCATTCCTCTGGAACTGCTATATCAGCAGAATCGAAGGGCTTTTTATGCTTTCAGCTTTTATAATTCTGCTGTATCTTGTAGTATATGAGGCCCACAAGGGAAGAAAAATCGCAGCTTTAGAGCCTGTTCCCAAAACTCAGATGCCTCTTCGAAAAAGCATCATCATTCTCGCAGCAGGGCTCGTTTTTTTGATTGGCGGCGCAAAGCTTGCGCTGGAAGGGGCTGTGTATATCGGCAGAGCTATAGGCATAAGCGAGGCTGTAATAGGGTTGATAGTTCTTGCGATAGGGACGAGCCTGCCCGAATTGATTACGTGCGTAACAGCTGCTCTGAAGGGGCATGAAAATATCTCTGTAGGTAATTTGATAGGCTCAAATATATTCAATGCCCTCCTAGTTACAGGTGTGGCATCTTCTGTGAGCCCTTTCAGCTTTGAAGCAAGGCTCAAAGGGGCAGACTACCTTCTCGTGCTTGCAACGGGCATAATATTCCAGATCTTTGCAGTTCGAGGAGGAAAAATATCAAGGCCTAACGGCGCCTTTCTTCTGCTAGTATATATCGCTTATACAGCCTACTGCTTCATTCACGGATAA
- a CDS encoding TraR/DksA family transcriptional regulator, translated as MAQKKSKKSKHLTNKEMNHFKYLLLKRRAEILGDFTQIENDTLKNTLGESNGDLSSMPIHMADLGSDNYSQDFALNLMKSERETLSEITHALQKFDKGTYGLCEATGEAINKKRLEAKPWARYCIAYARLLEKNLVREGQEVNLEDYKQYLA; from the coding sequence ATGGCTCAAAAAAAATCAAAGAAATCTAAGCACCTTACGAATAAGGAAATGAATCATTTCAAATATCTCCTCCTTAAAAGAAGGGCGGAAATACTTGGTGATTTCACTCAAATAGAGAATGACACGCTCAAGAACACGTTGGGCGAGTCTAACGGAGACCTCTCAAGTATGCCGATACATATGGCTGATTTGGGAAGTGATAATTATTCTCAGGACTTTGCTCTGAATTTGATGAAAAGTGAACGTGAAACTCTTTCGGAAATCACGCACGCCTTACAGAAGTTTGACAAAGGCACATACGGTCTCTGCGAAGCTACTGGCGAAGCTATTAACAAAAAGCGGCTCGAGGCAAAGCCATGGGCAAGATATTGTATTGCATATGCGAGGCTGCTTGAAAAAAATCTCGTACGTGAAGGTCAAGAAGTTAATCTTGAAGACTATAAGCAGTATCTCGCCTGA
- a CDS encoding citrate/2-methylcitrate synthase, with protein MDYEFEKQFLEKNAKYAKSANKIDLRHYENYNVKRGLRNSDGTGVLVGLTEIGDVHGYIVDEKEKVPVEGSLKYRGIDLLDLCNGFLKEKRFGFEETVYLLLFGKLPDKENLSNFKQLMASYRDLPSEYKEISMKAPSRNIMNKLARSVLFAYSYDRNPEGRTLKTILRQCIELVAKFPVMIAYGYQAKIHNFDNQSLVIHRPDENMGTAENFLRLIRPDGAFSEVEAEILDLALVVHAEHGGGNNSSFTTHVVMSSDTDIYSAIAAAIGSLKGLKHGGANIRVIEMMEDISRNVSNWTDEKEIEEYLARIIRKQAFDRTGLVYGMGHAVYTKSDPRAEIFKKKVEELVSEKGYEREFELYKNVEKLTPQVFADVKKSDKVISANVDFYSGFVYKILGIPTDLYTPMFAMARIAGWSAHALEEIASGGRIIRPAYKSVAKRKPYIPLDER; from the coding sequence ATGGATTATGAATTTGAAAAACAGTTCCTTGAAAAGAATGCGAAATACGCAAAGTCTGCAAACAAGATAGACCTCAGGCATTACGAAAACTACAATGTAAAGCGGGGTCTGCGTAATTCCGACGGCACAGGTGTTTTAGTCGGACTTACCGAGATAGGCGATGTACATGGCTATATCGTTGACGAGAAGGAAAAAGTTCCAGTAGAGGGTTCATTGAAGTATCGCGGGATAGACCTTCTCGACCTTTGCAATGGCTTCCTGAAAGAGAAAAGATTCGGATTTGAAGAAACCGTTTACCTCCTGCTTTTCGGTAAACTGCCAGACAAGGAGAATCTCAGTAATTTTAAGCAGCTTATGGCCTCATACAGGGATCTGCCGAGCGAGTACAAAGAGATAAGTATGAAGGCCCCGAGCCGCAATATTATGAATAAACTGGCTCGAAGTGTGCTTTTTGCTTATTCATACGATAGAAATCCCGAAGGCAGAACATTAAAAACGATACTTCGCCAATGTATTGAGCTTGTGGCGAAATTCCCTGTAATGATTGCATACGGCTATCAGGCCAAAATTCATAATTTTGATAATCAGAGCCTCGTTATTCACCGCCCGGACGAAAATATGGGTACTGCGGAAAATTTCCTAAGGCTAATAAGGCCTGACGGAGCTTTCTCTGAGGTAGAAGCTGAGATCCTCGATCTGGCTCTAGTAGTACACGCAGAACACGGCGGCGGAAACAACTCTTCTTTCACCACTCATGTGGTTATGAGTTCTGATACCGATATTTATTCGGCAATTGCAGCAGCAATCGGTTCGCTGAAGGGGCTCAAGCACGGCGGCGCAAATATCCGTGTGATTGAGATGATGGAAGATATTTCAAGAAACGTAAGCAACTGGACGGATGAAAAAGAAATTGAGGAATATCTCGCACGCATAATACGCAAGCAGGCATTCGACAGAACCGGCCTTGTTTACGGTATGGGACATGCAGTATATACCAAATCCGACCCAAGAGCTGAAATCTTCAAGAAAAAAGTCGAAGAGCTCGTTTCGGAAAAGGGTTATGAAAGAGAATTCGAGCTTTACAAAAATGTTGAAAAGCTCACCCCTCAGGTCTTTGCAGACGTGAAGAAGAGCGACAAAGTAATAAGTGCGAATGTAGATTTCTATTCCGGCTTCGTTTACAAGATCCTCGGAATTCCGACAGATCTTTACACGCCGATGTTTGCAATGGCCAGAATCGCCGGCTGGAGCGCTCACGCTCTTGAAGAAATAGCAAGCGGCGGAAGAATTATAAGGCCTGCATACAAGAGTGTAGCGAAAAGGAAGCCGTACATACCTTTGGATGAACGTTGA
- the lysA gene encoding diaminopimelate decarboxylase, protein MDRFNYKNGELYIEQLPASKIIEEVGTACYVYSKNTFLDHLHKIQNAYSEMDTTVCYSIKACSNINILKFLRENGSGFDIVSGGELFRAIKAGADMKKIVYAGVGKTDQEIKQALDAGIEYFNIESEEELENLIRLSSERGCTAKAALRVNPDVDPKTHAYITTGKKESKFGVDIERAEKVFDTYSHNPSVKLRAIHIHLGSGGNTVDPYVEAIEKILTLVDTLRSKGYEIEALDIGGGYGADYVTGYGPSAKQYAEAIVPLLKGKNLKLILEPGKSIAANAGILLSEVQYIKQGGSKKFAIVDAAMNDMIRPSLYEAFHFIWPVKAGLEFVPKQRTEDMQMKGLEKYDVVGPICEGSDFLAKDRLLPPLKRADALALFTAGAYGFTMASNYNSRPMLPEVLVDGDDYRVIRKRQTYEDLIRLEQ, encoded by the coding sequence ATGGACAGATTCAACTACAAAAACGGGGAGCTGTATATAGAGCAGCTCCCTGCTTCAAAGATTATAGAAGAAGTAGGTACTGCCTGTTATGTGTATAGTAAGAATACCTTCCTTGACCATCTGCACAAAATCCAGAACGCCTACTCAGAAATGGATACAACCGTATGTTATTCTATAAAGGCCTGCAGCAATATTAATATCCTAAAGTTTTTAAGGGAAAACGGCTCCGGTTTTGATATCGTAAGCGGAGGCGAGCTCTTCAGGGCGATTAAGGCCGGCGCGGATATGAAAAAGATTGTTTACGCTGGAGTGGGCAAGACCGACCAGGAGATTAAGCAGGCCCTTGATGCCGGCATAGAATATTTCAACATTGAAAGCGAAGAGGAGCTTGAAAATCTGATCAGGCTGAGCTCTGAGCGGGGCTGCACAGCTAAAGCTGCCTTGAGGGTTAATCCGGACGTAGATCCTAAAACCCACGCATACATAACCACAGGGAAGAAGGAAAGCAAATTCGGAGTGGATATTGAGAGGGCTGAAAAGGTTTTCGATACATACTCCCACAACCCAAGCGTTAAGCTTCGGGCGATACATATTCATCTGGGCTCAGGCGGAAACACTGTTGACCCTTATGTTGAGGCTATCGAGAAGATCTTAACTCTTGTGGATACCCTGCGCAGTAAAGGTTATGAGATTGAAGCCCTTGACATAGGCGGCGGATATGGTGCGGATTATGTAACCGGATACGGGCCTTCGGCGAAGCAGTATGCTGAGGCTATTGTGCCTCTGCTGAAGGGGAAAAACCTGAAACTAATCCTTGAGCCGGGCAAAAGCATTGCCGCTAACGCCGGAATACTGCTCTCTGAAGTACAGTATATAAAGCAGGGGGGCAGCAAGAAATTTGCAATTGTTGATGCAGCTATGAATGATATGATAAGGCCATCTCTTTATGAAGCATTCCATTTTATATGGCCGGTGAAAGCGGGCTTGGAATTTGTTCCTAAGCAACGGACCGAGGATATGCAGATGAAAGGGCTGGAGAAATATGATGTAGTCGGGCCGATTTGTGAGGGAAGCGACTTTTTAGCCAAAGACAGGCTCTTGCCGCCTCTTAAGAGAGCAGATGCGTTGGCTCTTTTCACGGCGGGTGCTTACGGGTTTACAATGGCAAGCAACTACAACTCCAGGCCAATGCTCCCAGAGGTTCTTGTGGACGGTGATGATTACAGGGTAATAAGGAAACGTCAAACTTATGAAGATCTAATCAGGCTTGAACAATAA